The following are from one region of the Mangifera indica cultivar Alphonso chromosome 14, CATAS_Mindica_2.1, whole genome shotgun sequence genome:
- the LOC123196702 gene encoding uncharacterized protein LOC123196702, with protein sequence MDWSFVHKTWEKWAPVNVGSSGEPLKAALLINYDPSGPSRLLSTIAEQEGLKVNPIELSQFVDFVKQNKLQTHSFIIGPNQYIVASIHENWFCARCMNTLKPAGEGAIVFQTKAFLLVALYDGSIGSASRAMLSVDQIVWQLGRRNL encoded by the exons ATGGATTGGAGCTTCGTTCATAAAACTTGGGAGAAGTGGGCTCCCGTCAATGTTGGCTCTTCTG GGGAACCGTTGAAGGCAGCTTTGCTTATTAACTATGACCCCTCTGGACCCTCTCGCTTGTTGTCTACCAT TGCTGAGCAGGAAGGACTGAAAGTTAATCCCATTGAATTGAGtcaatttgttgattttgtCAAACAAAATAAACTCCAGACTCACAGCTTCATCATTGGGCCAAACCAAT ATATAGTTGCTTCAATTCACGAGAATTGGTTTTGTGCAAGATGCATGAACACATTAAAACCTGCTGGTGAAGGAGCTATCGTTTTCCAGACAAAAGCATTCCTTTTAGTTGCTCT GTATGATGGCTCAATTGGCTCAGCATCACGTGCTATGCTGTCTGTTGATCAAATTGTATGGCAGTTGGGTCGGAGAAATCTTTAA